The window CGCGCGTCTGGGCCCAGGTGCTGGGAGTGGAGCGCGTGGGCGTGCACGACAACTTCTTCGCGCTCGGCGGCGACTCGATCCTCTCCATCCAGGTCGTCTCCCGCGCCGCGCGCGAGGGCGTGCGCGTCACCCCGCGCCAGGTGTTCGAAGAGCAGACGGTGGCCGCGCTGGCGGCCGTGGCGGGCGGGCCGGCGCGCGCCGCGGCCGAGCAGGGCGCCGTCGCCGGCGAGGCGCCGCTCACCCCGATCCAGGCCTGGTTCTTCGCCCACGGCTTCGCGGAGGCGCACCACTGGAACCTGCCGGTGATGCTGGAGTCCGCCGCGCCGCTGGACGCGGACGCCCTGCGCCGCGCCTTCGCCCGGGTGCTGGAGCACCACGACGCGCTGCGCCTGCGCTTCCGCCGGGTCGGGTCGGCGTGGAGGCAGGTGTTCGCCGCGCCGGGAGAGCCGATCCCGTTCGAGCTCGTCGACCTGTCCGACCTGTCCGGCGAGGCGCTGCGCCTCGCGATCGAGACGCACGCGGCGGCCGTGCAGGCGAGCCTGGACCTGGAGCGCGGGCCGCTCATGCGCGCCGTCCTCTACCGCGGCGCCGCGGGGGAGCCGGACCGGCTGCTGTGGACCGTCCACCACCTGGCCGTGGACACCGTCTCCTGGCGCGTGCTGCTGGAGGACCTGGAGACGGCGTACGGGCAGGCCGCCCGCGGCGAGCCCGTCGCCCTCCCCGCCAAGACCACCTCGTTCCGGGAGTGGGCGCACCGCCTGGCCGCGCTGGCGGCGGCGGACGAGGTGCGGCGCGAGGCGGAGTGGTGGCTCTCCCGCCCGTGGGAGCGCGCGGCGGACCTCCCCGCCGACCATCCCGCGGGGGAGAACACCGAGGCGGGGCTGCGCACCGTCACCGTCGAGCTGGACGAGGCCGAGACGCGCGCGCTCCTGCAGGAGGTGCCGCCCGTCTACGGGACGCGGGTCGACGACGTGCTGCTGGCCGCGCTCGCCCGCTCCGTCTCGCGCTGGACGGGGGCCGGCGCGGTGGCGCTCGAGCTGGAGGGGCACGGGCGCGAGGAGCTGTTCGAGGGGGTGGACCTCTCGCGCACGGTGGGGTGGTTCACGGCCGCCTTCCCCGTGGTGCTGGAGGTCCCCCCCGGCGACGACGGCGACCTGCTGCGCGCGGTGAAGGAGCAGCTCCGCGCCATCCCGCGGAAGGGGCTCGGCTGGGGGCTGCTGCGCCACGCGGTCGGGGACGAGCGCCTCGCCGCCCTCCCCGAGCCGCGGCTCAGCTTCAACTACCTGGGCCGGTACGACGGCGGGGAGGGCGGCTGGCTGCGCGGCACGGACGTCTCCCCCGGCCCCGCGCACGCCCCGCGCGCCCGGCGGGCGGCGCTGGTCGACATCGCCGCCCTGGTGGAGGGCGGGCGGCTGCGGGTGACCTGGATGTACGCGGGCGAGGTGTTCGGCGCGGCCGCCGTCGAGCGCGCCGCGTCCGACTACGCCGACGCGCTGCGCGGGCTGGTCGCGCACTGCCGCGGAGCGTCGCGCGCCCAGGCGCCGGCCGGCTTCCCGCTGGCCGCGCTCACGCGCGAGGAGACGGAGCGCGTGCTGGCGGCCGCCGGGGCGCGGCCGGGCGAGGTGGAGGACGTCTACCCGCTCACCCCGCTCCAGCAGGGGATGCTCTTCCACGCGCGCCTGACGCCGGAGTCGGACGCGTACGTGGGGCAGGCGGCGTTCACCCTGCGCGGCGGCTTCGACGCGGACGCCTACGCGCGCGCCTGGGAGGCGGTGGTCGGCCGGCACCCGGCGCTGCGCACGGCCTTCGTGGACGCGGGGGCCGGGGGGCCGGTGCAGGTGGTGCTGCGCCGCGCCGGGCTCCCGGTGCGCCGGCTGGACCTGCGCGGCGTGCCGCGGGGCGAGCTCCCCGGCCGCCTCCGCGCGCTGGCCGGGGAGGAGCTCCGGCGCGGGATCGACCCGGCGCGCGCGCCGCTGCTGCGGCTCACCCTGGCGCGCCTGGCCGACGCCGAGTGGCGGGTGGTGCTCACGCACCACCACCTGGTCTTCGACGGCTGGTCGGCGCCGCGGCTGTACGGCGAGGTGGACGCGCTCTACGCGGCGTACGCGGCCGGGCGCGGCGCCGACCTCCCCGCGCCGCGGCCGTACCGCGACTACGTGGCGTGGCTGGCGCGGCAGGACGCGGGGGCCGCGGAAGCGTTCTGGCGTCGCGCGCTGGCGGGCTTCGCCCGGCCCACGCCGCTCCCGCTGGCCGGCGCGGCGGCGGGCCCCGGCGGCGCCCCGTCCGAGTTCGGCGAGGTGGCGCTCGCCCTCCCGGCCGCGGAGGCCGCCGCGCTCGGCGCCTTCGCCCGCGAGGGGCGCATCACCCTCAACACGCTCTTCCTGGGCGCGTGGGCGCTGCTCCTCGCGCGCCACGCGGGCGAGGACGACGTGCTCTTCGGCACCACCGTCTCCGGGCGCCCGGCCGACCTCCCCGGGGTGGAGGAGATCGTGGGGATGATGATCAACACCATCCCCGCGCGGGTGGGCGTGCGGCGCGGCGCGCGCGTGCTGGAGTGGCTGCGCGAGGTGCAGCGCGCGCAGCTGGAGGCGCGCCAGTACGAGCACGCGCCGCTCACCGAGGTGCGGCGGTGGAGCGGCGTCCCCGGCGACCGGGCGCTCTTCGAGTCGCTCTACGTCTTCGAGAACTACCCGGCCCTCCCCGCCCCCGCCCCCGCCGGCGCGGAGCGCGGGGAGCCGGATCTCGAGGCCGCCGACGCCGAGCTGGTCGAGCGCACCAACTACCCGCTGGCGGTGGCCGTCGTCCCGCGCGGCGGGGCGCTGGAGCTCCGCCTGACCTACGACGCCGCGCGCTTCACCGCCGGCGCCGCGCGCCGCCTCGCCGAGCGGTACCGCGCCCTGGCCGCGGCGCTGGCGGAGTCCCCCGAGCGCGCCGTGGGCGAGGTGGCGCCGCTCACGGAGGGCGACCGGCGCGCGCTGGCGGCGTGGAGCCGCGGACCGGCCGCGGACGCGCCGCGCGCGCCCTTCCACCGCCTCTTCGAGGAGGCGGCCGCGCGCCGGCCGGAGGCGCCCGCGATCCGCTTCGAGGGGAAGACGATCCCCTTCGCGGAGCTGAACGCGCGGGCCAACCGCCTGGCGCGCCGGCTCCGCGCGCTGGGCGTGGGGGCGGAGACAGTGGCCGCCGTGTCGCTGGAGCGCTCGCCGGAGCTGGTGGTGGCGCTGCTGGCGGTGAACAAGGCGGGCGGCGCGTTCCTCCCCGTCGACCCGCGCTACCCGGCCGAGCGGCGCCGCTGGATGCTGGAGGACTCCGGCGCCCGCGTCGTCCTCACGCACTCCTCGCTCCTCCCCGATCTCCCGTCTACGGGCGCGATGGTCATTGCGCTGGACGCCGTAGCGGAGGAGCTGGAGCGGGAGAGCGATGCGAACCTCCCGGTCGAGGTCGATCCCGGGAGCGCGGCGTACGTGATCTTCACCTCCGGGTCGACGGGGCGGCCGAAGGGCGTGGTGGTGCCGCACCTGGGGATCGGGAACCTGGCGGAGGCGCAGCGCGAGGCGTTCGGGATCGGCCCTGGGAGCCGCGTGCTCCAGTTCGCCTCGTTCTCCTTCGACGCGGCGGTGGCGGAGGCCGCGCACGCGCTGCTGAACGGCGCCTGCCTGGTGATGGGGACGGCGGACGCGCTCCTCCCCGGCCCCGGGCTGCTCGGCCTCCTGTGCGCGGAGGCGGTCACCGTGGCCACGCTGCCGCCCTCCGTGCTCGCCGCGCTCCCCGACGCGGAGCTGCCCGCGCTCGCCACCGTCGTCGCCGCGGGCGAGGCCGTGGGCGGCGAGGCGGCGCGGCGCTGGGGCGCGGGGCGGCGCTTCGTGAACGCCTACGGCCCCACGGAGACCACCGTCTGCGCGACGCTGGCGGTCGACCCCGCCCCCGACCCCCGCCCGGCGATCGGCGGCCCGATGCCCGGGGCCACGGCGCACGTGCTCGACGCGGCGATGCACCCGGTCCCCCCCGGCGCGCCGGGCGAGCTGTACGTCGGCGGCGTGGGCGTGGCGCGCGGCTACCTGGGGCGGCCGGGGCTGACGGCGGAGCGCTTCGTCCCCGATCCGTTCTCCTCCGAGCCCGGCGCGCGGCTCT is drawn from Longimicrobium sp. and contains these coding sequences:
- a CDS encoding amino acid adenylation domain-containing protein gives rise to the protein MSSDSRKNVEDIYPLSPLQQGMLFHALYAPRSDAYAEQFPLLLEGPVDAEALVRAFRALVARHAALRTAFVWENVDRPLQVVYRRAEPDVRRLDWSGLPEAEWRGRLDALLAEERRAGFDPGRAPLVRLSLARIGPALHLFLFGFHHILFDGWSFPLLLDDLEALYRAERSGRPAALPPPPRYRDYIAWLLRQDAGRAEAFWRGALAGFTAPTPLPLDRGGSGPAEEHGMETLWLDSALTGRLHASARERGVTLNTLVQGAWGLLLARSSGEEEVVFGATVSGRPAELPGVERMVGLFINTLPVRLAAPPSARVGEWLGALQAAQAEVRQHDYAPLNDVQGWSGVPHGRPLFESVLVFENYPVGADGPADDGGLRFHGLQVPERTNYALTLVTVPGEELELRLAYDARRFDAAAARRILALLRELLAGLAADPGRTLGEVPWLTPAEARRLAEWSGAGRVGAGGEPWHRLFSARAARNPSAAAVVFDGGSLTYAELDARSDRLARRLASLGVRPESRVAVCMERGAEMVAAVLAVLKAGGAYVPVDPDYPAGRVRYLLEDSGAPVVLTQARLAGRIPATDVRVVVVDGEWDRIASAEDVPLPDVHPENAAYVIYTSGSTGRPKGVVVTHASLVAHNRAVIEELGVTEADRVLQFASFSFDISVEEIFPTLLAGGTLVPRPAGPPPDAAAFARLIAEREITLLNLPTAYWHAWVAEGVRAEDLPPTLRLVTAGGERPQPGAWARWQRAARGRVRWLNGYGPTEATVTATFHETPLDAPADAPADIPLGRPLANSRAYVLDAALRPVPAGVAGELCLGGAGVARGYLGRPGPTAAAFVPDPFAAEPGARMYRTGDRARWRDDGVLEFIGRADEQVKVRGHRVEPGEVEAALREHPAVHDAAVAAREDAPGAKRLVAYVVGRGGSAPSPDELRAHLLGRLPAHLVPSAFVALDALPLTPGGKVDRRALPAPEAPAGGGEGYVAPRGAVEEVLARVWAQVLGVERVGVHDNFFALGGDSILSIQVVSRAAREGVRVTPRQVFEEQTVAALAAVAGGPARAAAEQGAVAGEAPLTPIQAWFFAHGFAEAHHWNLPVMLESAAPLDADALRRAFARVLEHHDALRLRFRRVGSAWRQVFAAPGEPIPFELVDLSDLSGEALRLAIETHAAAVQASLDLERGPLMRAVLYRGAAGEPDRLLWTVHHLAVDTVSWRVLLEDLETAYGQAARGEPVALPAKTTSFREWAHRLAALAAADEVRREAEWWLSRPWERAADLPADHPAGENTEAGLRTVTVELDEAETRALLQEVPPVYGTRVDDVLLAALARSVSRWTGAGAVALELEGHGREELFEGVDLSRTVGWFTAAFPVVLEVPPGDDGDLLRAVKEQLRAIPRKGLGWGLLRHAVGDERLAALPEPRLSFNYLGRYDGGEGGWLRGTDVSPGPAHAPRARRAALVDIAALVEGGRLRVTWMYAGEVFGAAAVERAASDYADALRGLVAHCRGASRAQAPAGFPLAALTREETERVLAAAGARPGEVEDVYPLTPLQQGMLFHARLTPESDAYVGQAAFTLRGGFDADAYARAWEAVVGRHPALRTAFVDAGAGGPVQVVLRRAGLPVRRLDLRGVPRGELPGRLRALAGEELRRGIDPARAPLLRLTLARLADAEWRVVLTHHHLVFDGWSAPRLYGEVDALYAAYAAGRGADLPAPRPYRDYVAWLARQDAGAAEAFWRRALAGFARPTPLPLAGAAAGPGGAPSEFGEVALALPAAEAAALGAFAREGRITLNTLFLGAWALLLARHAGEDDVLFGTTVSGRPADLPGVEEIVGMMINTIPARVGVRRGARVLEWLREVQRAQLEARQYEHAPLTEVRRWSGVPGDRALFESLYVFENYPALPAPAPAGAERGEPDLEAADAELVERTNYPLAVAVVPRGGALELRLTYDAARFTAGAARRLAERYRALAAALAESPERAVGEVAPLTEGDRRALAAWSRGPAADAPRAPFHRLFEEAAARRPEAPAIRFEGKTIPFAELNARANRLARRLRALGVGAETVAAVSLERSPELVVALLAVNKAGGAFLPVDPRYPAERRRWMLEDSGARVVLTHSSLLPDLPSTGAMVIALDAVAEELERESDANLPVEVDPGSAAYVIFTSGSTGRPKGVVVPHLGIGNLAEAQREAFGIGPGSRVLQFASFSFDAAVAEAAHALLNGACLVMGTADALLPGPGLLGLLCAEAVTVATLPPSVLAALPDAELPALATVVAAGEAVGGEAARRWGAGRRFVNAYGPTETTVCATLAVDPAPDPRPAIGGPMPGATAHVLDAAMHPVPPGAPGELYVGGVGVARGYLGRPGLTAERFVPDPFSSEPGARLYRTGDRVRWREDGQLDFLGRVDEQVKVRGFRVEPGEIEAALREHPAVRDAVAAAREDVAGDPRLVGYVVPADGAAPAAEELRAHLAARLPEPMVPGAFVVLDALPLTPSGKVDRRALPAPGRSGPKAGRPPSTPTEEALAELWGELLGVERVGADDSFFLLGGHSLLAMRLVAAVLERFEVELPLRAVFEAPTLAGVAARVDAARDEALAALMEEMPEEELRALMEA